The following coding sequences lie in one Heyndrickxia oleronia genomic window:
- a CDS encoding coenzyme F420-0:L-glutamate ligase produces MERVVGTVVRGLRCPIINQGDNIEEIVVDSVLKASEVEGFAINDKDIVTVTESIVARAQGNYATIDHIAKDVQEKFGEDTVGVIFPILSRNRFAIVLRGIAKGAKKIVLMLSYPSDEVGNHLVDLEILDEKGVNPWTDVLTEKQFREYFGYNKHPFTGVDYIDYYKSLIEEYGVECEVIFSNNPKTILDYTKNVLTCDIHSRFRTKRILKANGGEKIFSLDNILSKSIDGSGYNEDYGLLGSNKSTEQSVKLFPRNCQPVVDNIQQAIKEKTGKDVEVMIYGDGAFKDPVGKIWELADPVVSPAYTAGLNGTPNEVKLKYLADNNFAHLKGEELKQAISQYIDNKDSDLTGAMEAQGTTPRKLTDLIGSLSDLTSGSGDKGTPIIFIQGYFDNYTK; encoded by the coding sequence TTGGAAAGAGTAGTTGGAACAGTTGTTAGAGGACTTCGTTGTCCTATAATCAATCAAGGTGACAATATTGAAGAAATTGTTGTTGATAGCGTGTTAAAGGCTTCAGAAGTGGAAGGCTTTGCAATTAATGATAAAGATATCGTAACAGTGACAGAGTCTATTGTTGCTCGTGCTCAAGGAAATTATGCAACCATTGATCACATTGCCAAGGACGTTCAAGAAAAATTTGGTGAAGATACAGTTGGTGTTATTTTCCCCATTTTAAGTCGTAATCGTTTTGCTATTGTTTTACGCGGTATTGCAAAGGGAGCAAAGAAAATTGTTCTTATGCTAAGTTACCCTTCTGATGAGGTAGGGAATCATCTAGTAGATCTTGAAATACTTGATGAAAAAGGTGTAAACCCATGGACTGACGTATTAACAGAAAAACAATTCAGGGAGTATTTCGGCTACAATAAACACCCATTTACTGGTGTAGATTATATTGATTACTATAAATCATTAATCGAAGAATACGGTGTGGAATGTGAAGTAATTTTCTCAAATAATCCAAAAACAATTTTGGATTATACAAAAAATGTCCTTACTTGTGATATCCATTCTAGATTTAGAACAAAGAGAATTCTAAAAGCAAATGGCGGGGAAAAAATATTTAGCCTAGATAACATCTTATCTAAGTCTATTGATGGTAGTGGATATAATGAAGATTACGGTCTGCTCGGATCAAACAAGTCAACAGAACAAAGTGTGAAGCTTTTCCCACGTAACTGTCAACCAGTCGTTGATAACATCCAACAAGCAATAAAGGAAAAAACAGGTAAAGACGTGGAAGTCATGATTTATGGAGACGGAGCTTTCAAGGACCCAGTCGGTAAGATATGGGAGCTTGCTGATCCAGTTGTTTCACCAGCTTATACAGCAGGATTGAACGGAACACCGAATGAAGTAAAACTAAAATATCTTGCAGATAATAATTTTGCTCACTTAAAGGGCGAAGAATTAAAACAAGCCATTTCACAATACATCGATAATAAAGATTCCGATCTTACAGGGGCAATGGAAGCACAAGGTACTACACCAAGAAAGCTAACTGACCTTATAGGATCATTATCTGATTTAACCTCTGGAAGTGGAGATAAAGGTACACCGATTATCTTTATTCAAGGATATTTCGATAATTATACAAAATAA
- a CDS encoding GTP pyrophosphokinase: MEVKEIIDLPKMKSLKQDLIRFMMSYKFALSEVNTKIDILKQEFQYIHDYNPIEHVSSRIKSPESILKKVYKKGCPLSLSSIRENIRDIAGIRITCSFISDIYEISSMLQKQKDITVIECKDYIKHPKPNGYRSLHLIIQIPIFMSDREDHIFVEIQIRTIAMDFWASLEHKIYYKCNKEVPQKMKDELKQAADSSALLDKKMEKIHNDMNKLKESIEIEENMQELQINDDKFHLPSAFLTNDIHEENDK, from the coding sequence ATGGAAGTAAAAGAAATCATCGATTTGCCAAAAATGAAATCTTTAAAGCAAGATCTAATTCGCTTTATGATGTCTTATAAATTTGCATTAAGTGAAGTAAATACAAAAATAGATATTTTAAAGCAGGAATTTCAATATATTCATGATTACAATCCTATTGAACATGTGTCATCACGTATCAAGTCCCCTGAAAGTATATTAAAAAAGGTTTATAAGAAAGGCTGTCCTCTCTCGTTATCTAGTATAAGGGAAAATATTAGGGATATTGCTGGAATTCGTATCACCTGCTCGTTTATATCTGACATTTATGAAATAAGCAGCATGCTCCAGAAACAAAAGGATATAACAGTTATTGAATGTAAGGATTATATTAAACATCCTAAACCAAATGGATATCGTAGTTTACATTTAATTATCCAGATTCCTATCTTTATGTCAGACAGAGAGGATCATATTTTTGTAGAAATCCAAATCCGCACGATTGCAATGGATTTCTGGGCAAGCTTAGAACATAAAATATACTATAAGTGTAATAAAGAGGTACCACAAAAAATGAAAGACGAGCTTAAACAGGCGGCTGATTCATCTGCCTTACTAGATAAAAAGATGGAAAAAATCCATAATGATATGAACAAATTAAAGGAAAGCATTGAGATTGAGGAGAATATGCAGGAGCTTCAAATCAACGATGACAAGTTCCATCTTCCATCTGCTTTTTTAACGAACGATATACATGAGGAAAATGATAAGTAA
- a CDS encoding YdeI/OmpD-associated family protein, whose translation MSKTIVEKLNLTKYAKVAVLNMPVDKDYLSGLKGYNTELNDNTYDLIFAFVLDMESLQAMVHKVIEGNYLNEKGYLFLAYPKKGNKVYPTYIHRDELLSGLGADDQGYIGTSDIKFARMVGLDDVFTVVGLKEASREKTKPKTTASQCVDDYVAMIPEVETELKDNPDLLAFYQSLTPGYQKDWARYIYSAKQEATRKKRREEMKQILREGYKSRDLYRRDRME comes from the coding sequence ATGTCTAAAACGATTGTTGAAAAATTAAATTTAACTAAATATGCAAAAGTAGCAGTTTTAAATATGCCTGTAGATAAAGATTATCTATCCGGACTAAAGGGCTACAACACTGAGCTTAACGATAATACTTACGATCTTATTTTTGCTTTTGTATTAGATATGGAATCATTACAAGCGATGGTACACAAAGTAATTGAAGGGAATTATTTGAATGAAAAAGGCTATCTCTTTTTGGCTTATCCAAAAAAGGGGAATAAAGTATACCCAACTTATATCCATCGTGATGAGTTATTGAGTGGATTAGGTGCTGACGATCAGGGCTATATTGGAACAAGCGATATTAAATTTGCACGAATGGTAGGTTTAGATGATGTCTTTACGGTTGTTGGTTTAAAGGAGGCATCTCGAGAGAAAACAAAGCCAAAGACTACAGCGAGCCAGTGTGTAGATGATTATGTTGCAATGATTCCAGAAGTTGAAACAGAATTAAAAGATAATCCGGATTTACTTGCCTTTTATCAATCTCTTACTCCTGGCTATCAAAAGGATTGGGCACGTTATATCTACAGTGCAAAGCAAGAAGCGACTAGGAAAAAACGTCGTGAGGAGATGAAGCAGATACTTAGAGAGGGGTATAAAAGTAGGGATCTCTATCGTAGGGATAGAATGGAGTGA
- a CDS encoding M20/M25/M40 family metallo-hydrolase, translating into MAKGIEIEFGVQCELTYTPDYPPLYNNPELTALVAESLRNIDGDEDIKEIKEFPALAPSEDFAYYAEKFPACFFYIACSPKGVSEP; encoded by the coding sequence ATGGCTAAAGGTATTGAGATAGAGTTTGGTGTACAATGTGAACTTACCTATACACCAGATTACCCACCATTATATAATAACCCTGAGCTAACAGCCTTGGTAGCAGAAAGTCTAAGAAATATAGACGGCGATGAAGATATTAAGGAGATAAAGGAATTCCCTGCACTAGCACCGTCAGAAGACTTTGCTTATTATGCGGAAAAATTCCCAGCTTGTTTCTTTTATATCGCTTGCTCTCCAAAGGGAGTATCCGAACCTTAG
- the codB gene encoding cytosine permease: protein MEKVDLEFSLQPVPKGHRNGFWKILAVMLGFTFFSASMWSGGTLGNGLSFTSFIWIVLTGNLILGIYTGALAYIAAKTGLSTHLLTRYAFGEKGSYLSSLLLGITQVGWFGVGVAMFAVPVQKATGLNVYLLIFISGILMTITAIYGIKALAILGVVAVPSIAILGSYSVLEATEKAGGFQGLMEYQPLEAMGVATALTICIGSFISGGTLTPDFARFAKTPRSGVVSTVIAFFLGNSLMFLFGAVGAIVYGKSDISDVMFLQGLIIPAIIVLGLNIWTTNENALYASSLGFANITKISKKKIVIFNGLVGTVAAMWLYNNFVEFLTLLGSILPSIGAIILADYFLLNRGKYKKFEAMKFKNVNWIAIIAWIIGVAAANLIPGIPPINGLIGTAVVYIILMKLVSKRVNNEQLQELKGELMNDY from the coding sequence ATGGAAAAAGTGGACTTGGAATTTTCGTTACAGCCTGTACCAAAAGGGCATCGAAATGGTTTTTGGAAGATTCTCGCTGTTATGCTTGGATTTACATTTTTCTCAGCAAGTATGTGGTCTGGTGGAACATTAGGGAACGGTTTATCATTTACTTCATTTATTTGGATTGTGTTAACGGGTAATTTGATCCTTGGCATTTATACCGGTGCATTAGCCTATATTGCAGCAAAAACAGGGCTATCCACCCATTTGTTAACCAGATATGCTTTTGGAGAAAAAGGATCCTATCTATCCTCTCTTTTATTAGGAATTACTCAAGTAGGTTGGTTTGGTGTAGGTGTGGCAATGTTTGCTGTTCCGGTCCAAAAAGCAACAGGTCTTAATGTGTATCTATTAATTTTTATTTCAGGAATTTTAATGACGATTACCGCAATTTATGGAATAAAGGCTTTAGCAATATTAGGTGTAGTTGCTGTGCCATCTATAGCAATCTTAGGAAGCTATTCTGTACTAGAGGCAACAGAAAAAGCTGGTGGATTTCAAGGGTTAATGGAATATCAGCCTTTAGAAGCGATGGGAGTAGCCACTGCGTTAACAATTTGCATTGGATCCTTTATTAGTGGTGGGACACTGACGCCCGACTTTGCTCGATTTGCTAAGACACCGCGGTCTGGCGTTGTTTCAACGGTTATTGCTTTTTTTCTTGGTAATTCGCTAATGTTTCTATTTGGAGCAGTCGGTGCGATCGTTTATGGTAAGTCAGATATATCTGATGTGATGTTTCTGCAAGGGTTAATCATTCCAGCGATTATCGTATTGGGTCTAAATATTTGGACAACTAATGAAAATGCTCTATATGCATCAAGTTTAGGATTCGCAAATATTACTAAAATATCAAAAAAGAAAATTGTCATTTTTAACGGTCTGGTCGGAACAGTAGCAGCTATGTGGTTATATAATAATTTCGTTGAATTTTTAACATTACTTGGATCGATATTACCATCAATTGGTGCCATTATTTTAGCAGATTATTTTCTATTGAATCGTGGCAAATATAAGAAATTCGAAGCGATGAAATTTAAAAACGTTAATTGGATAGCCATCATTGCATGGATTATAGGTGTAGCCGCCGCAAACCTCATACCGGGAATTCCTCCTATTAATGGGCTCATTGGAACAGCGGTTGTTTATATTATTTTAATGAAATTGGTATCTAAACGTGTGAATAATGAACAGCTACAAGAATTGAAGGGAGAACTAATGAATGATTATTAA
- the dctP gene encoding C4-dicarboxylate transporter DctP yields the protein MKGKRIYKNLTVQVLTAIFIGVIVGLVWPDVGKQMKPLGDTFINAVKMLIAPIIFLTIVLGIAKMGDMKKVGKVGGKAIIYFEIVTTLALIIGLLVVNILHPGSGLDPDKLPKGDISQYTSDGEKLNWVDFLTHIVPHSMVSAFAEGDILQVLFFSILFGVGLAALGEKGKSVIDFFDKISQVFFKIIGYVMRAAPIGAFGAIAYTIGTFGLQSLVPLGKLMISVYVTMFLFIFVVLNLICRKYGFSLWNYLRFIKDELLIVLGTSSSESVLPRMMDKMEKFGCSKSVVGLVIPTGYSFNLDGTSIYLVMATVFLSQVFGIDLTIGHQITIILILMLTSKGAAGVTGSGFIVLASTLSALHIIPIEGLALLLGVDRFMSEGRSIVNLIGNGVATIVVAKSEKEFDESKHAEAIMEMKQMKQATTSI from the coding sequence ATGAAGGGGAAGCGCATATATAAAAATTTAACCGTCCAAGTTTTAACTGCTATATTCATTGGTGTCATCGTTGGTTTAGTATGGCCAGATGTTGGGAAACAAATGAAGCCACTTGGAGATACATTTATAAATGCTGTAAAAATGCTCATTGCACCAATCATATTTTTGACCATTGTTTTAGGAATTGCAAAGATGGGGGACATGAAGAAGGTTGGTAAGGTCGGCGGAAAGGCAATCATTTATTTTGAGATTGTAACTACACTTGCACTTATCATTGGTTTGCTCGTCGTCAATATTTTACATCCTGGATCAGGATTGGATCCAGACAAACTTCCGAAGGGGGATATCTCCCAATACACAAGCGATGGAGAAAAATTGAATTGGGTTGATTTTCTTACCCATATTGTACCTCATAGTATGGTAAGTGCCTTTGCAGAAGGGGATATATTGCAGGTTCTATTTTTTTCTATCCTATTTGGTGTTGGTTTAGCCGCATTAGGTGAAAAAGGGAAAAGTGTCATCGACTTCTTTGATAAAATTTCACAGGTATTCTTTAAAATTATTGGATATGTTATGAGAGCGGCTCCTATTGGAGCATTCGGTGCAATTGCTTATACCATTGGAACATTTGGTCTTCAATCATTAGTTCCATTAGGAAAACTAATGATTTCAGTTTATGTTACAATGTTCCTGTTTATCTTTGTCGTTTTAAATTTAATTTGTCGGAAATATGGATTTAGTTTATGGAATTATCTTCGTTTTATTAAAGATGAATTATTAATCGTATTAGGTACAAGTTCTTCTGAATCTGTTCTACCTAGAATGATGGATAAAATGGAGAAGTTTGGCTGTTCTAAATCTGTAGTTGGTCTGGTTATTCCAACAGGCTATTCTTTCAATCTAGATGGAACATCTATCTATCTAGTAATGGCCACAGTATTTCTTTCACAAGTTTTCGGTATTGATTTAACGATTGGCCATCAAATTACTATTATATTAATTCTGATGCTAACATCAAAAGGCGCAGCAGGTGTAACGGGTAGTGGGTTTATTGTATTGGCTTCAACACTTTCAGCTTTACACATTATCCCTATTGAGGGATTAGCCTTATTATTAGGGGTTGATCGTTTTATGAGTGAAGGCAGATCAATCGTAAATCTTATTGGAAATGGCGTAGCAACGATTGTTGTGGCAAAGAGCGAAAAAGAATTTGATGAATCAAAACATGCAGAAGCAATTATGGAAATGAAACAAATGAAACAAGCAACCACAAGCATATAA
- a CDS encoding response regulator has translation MSNKTIKVLLIEDDPMVREVNKSFIESIDGFEIVGQAGDGEEGLRIASNKDIDVVILDIFMPKLDGIHTLQEFRKQRWDIDVIVVSAAKDNETINSMLQNGAIDYIIKPFKFERMKKSLENYRFYKNSLNKSKTFSQEELDAMMNVRQETGSSGTLPKGLNMFTLQQITTFMKGESVSKSAEEVATAVGIARVTARRYLDYLEKTGVIRLDVQYGSVGRPVNRYVMN, from the coding sequence ATGTCAAATAAAACAATCAAAGTACTGTTAATAGAAGATGATCCAATGGTACGTGAAGTGAATAAAAGTTTTATTGAAAGTATTGATGGCTTTGAAATAGTAGGACAAGCGGGTGATGGCGAAGAAGGGCTTCGAATAGCTTCAAATAAAGATATTGATGTCGTCATTTTGGATATTTTTATGCCTAAGTTAGATGGGATTCATACATTACAAGAATTCAGAAAACAGAGATGGGATATTGATGTCATCGTTGTGTCTGCCGCCAAGGATAATGAAACGATTAATAGTATGCTTCAGAACGGTGCAATAGATTATATCATTAAACCATTTAAGTTTGAAAGAATGAAGAAATCATTAGAGAACTATCGCTTTTATAAAAACTCATTAAATAAAAGTAAGACATTTTCTCAAGAGGAATTGGACGCGATGATGAATGTCCGCCAAGAAACCGGGAGCAGTGGTACCCTCCCAAAGGGATTAAATATGTTCACATTGCAACAAATTACAACCTTTATGAAAGGAGAGAGTGTATCAAAGTCAGCGGAAGAAGTGGCAACTGCTGTTGGTATTGCGCGTGTGACTGCTCGGCGTTATTTAGACTATCTAGAAAAAACAGGGGTCATTCGTTTAGATGTACAATATGGCAGTGTAGGTAGACCAGTTAACCGATATGTTATGAATTAG
- a CDS encoding LysR family transcriptional regulator: MIGKLDLYKVFCKVARCKSFSKAARDLYMTQPAVSQAIMQLERELDTRLFNRTPKGVSLTNEGNLLFEYVYSAINLINVGEEKILEFKNLTTGELRIGVGDTIARYFLLPYFELFHNQYPNIKFKIVNGTTIELCSLLKSGEVDLVICNLPLEDSTLFIRSCIDIHDIFVCGKDYKHLASTPIRLEELVQLPLILLERNSNSRKYVEDYMLSKGLQISPEIELGSHDLLLELAKINLGIACVTKEFSQEYINKGLLYEIPLIEEIPKRSIGVCSLKSVPLSPSSTKFVEILERELKDG, encoded by the coding sequence ATGATTGGTAAATTGGATTTATATAAAGTATTTTGTAAGGTAGCACGTTGCAAAAGCTTTTCAAAGGCTGCAAGAGACCTATATATGACCCAACCAGCTGTGAGCCAAGCAATTATGCAATTAGAAAGAGAGCTTGATACAAGATTGTTTAACCGGACACCAAAAGGGGTGTCTTTGACTAATGAAGGAAATTTATTATTTGAGTATGTTTATTCGGCCATAAATTTAATTAATGTTGGTGAAGAAAAGATACTAGAATTTAAAAATCTTACAACAGGGGAATTAAGGATTGGTGTTGGTGATACGATTGCTCGATATTTCTTACTTCCGTATTTCGAACTGTTTCATAATCAATATCCAAACATTAAATTTAAAATTGTAAATGGTACAACGATAGAGCTATGTTCTTTATTGAAATCGGGTGAGGTAGACTTAGTTATTTGTAATCTCCCTCTTGAAGACTCAACTCTCTTTATTAGATCATGCATTGATATTCACGATATTTTTGTTTGTGGAAAGGACTATAAACATCTTGCATCAACTCCAATACGGCTTGAAGAATTAGTTCAGCTACCGTTGATATTATTGGAAAGAAACTCCAACTCGAGAAAATATGTAGAAGATTATATGCTATCGAAAGGATTGCAGATCTCGCCGGAAATTGAATTAGGTTCCCATGATTTATTATTAGAACTTGCCAAAATTAATCTTGGCATAGCATGTGTGACAAAAGAGTTTTCTCAAGAGTATATAAATAAAGGATTGTTATATGAAATCCCCCTCATTGAGGAAATCCCAAAACGCTCCATTGGGGTCTGCTCTTTAAAAAGTGTGCCATTATCACCCTCCTCAACAAAATTTGTGGAAATATTGGAAAGAGAATTGAAGGATGGATAG
- a CDS encoding cytosine deaminase, producing MIIKQAKLRGKEGIWNIVVQDGKISKVTESLDDVSGHEIFDVEGALVLPPFIEPHIHLDTTLTAGEPEWNKSGTLFEGIQRWSQRKETLTHEDVKTRSKTALKWQIAQGIQHVRTHVDVTDPSLTALKAMLEVKEEMAPYVDIQLVAFPQEGILSYPNGIELLEESLKMGADAVGGIPHFEFTREYGVESLKKAFDLAEKYDRLVDIHCDEIDDEQSRFVEVVAKEAYERGIGARTTASHTTAMGSYNDAYTYKLFRLLKLSSINFVSNPLVNIHLQGRFDSYPKRRGLTRVKELQEAGLNICFGHDDIFDPWYPLGTGNMLQVLHMGIHAAQLMGYDQIVNSIDLITNNSAKTLQIEDAYGIEEGKPANFIVLSAENEYEAIRKQATVRYSFRNGKIIAETKPSETTVSFGENMEKVNFNR from the coding sequence ATGATTATTAAACAGGCAAAGCTGAGAGGAAAAGAAGGGATCTGGAACATTGTTGTACAAGATGGAAAGATTAGTAAAGTAACAGAATCATTGGATGATGTTTCAGGTCATGAAATTTTTGATGTAGAAGGGGCTCTTGTACTTCCTCCTTTCATTGAACCACATATTCATCTAGACACGACCTTAACTGCTGGTGAACCTGAATGGAATAAAAGCGGTACATTATTTGAAGGGATTCAAAGATGGTCACAAAGAAAAGAAACATTAACACATGAAGATGTGAAAACAAGATCGAAAACTGCATTGAAATGGCAAATTGCTCAAGGAATTCAACATGTCCGCACACATGTAGACGTAACAGATCCCAGTTTAACAGCATTAAAGGCAATGCTTGAAGTGAAAGAGGAGATGGCTCCATATGTAGATATTCAACTCGTTGCTTTTCCACAGGAAGGAATTCTTTCTTATCCAAACGGAATAGAGCTGCTTGAGGAATCACTAAAAATGGGAGCAGATGCTGTGGGAGGGATTCCTCATTTTGAATTTACACGTGAATATGGTGTGGAATCCTTAAAAAAGGCCTTTGACCTAGCTGAAAAATATGATCGTTTAGTAGATATTCATTGTGATGAAATAGACGATGAACAATCCCGCTTTGTAGAGGTAGTTGCCAAAGAGGCTTATGAGCGTGGGATAGGTGCTCGAACGACTGCAAGCCACACTACTGCTATGGGATCTTATAATGATGCTTATACGTACAAGCTTTTTAGATTATTAAAGCTTTCTTCTATTAATTTTGTATCGAATCCTTTAGTCAATATTCATCTTCAAGGGAGATTTGATTCGTATCCAAAAAGAAGAGGTTTAACGAGAGTAAAAGAATTACAAGAAGCAGGCTTAAATATTTGTTTTGGACATGATGATATCTTTGACCCATGGTATCCACTAGGAACAGGAAATATGCTTCAAGTATTACATATGGGGATTCATGCTGCACAGTTAATGGGATATGATCAAATCGTAAACTCCATTGATTTAATTACTAATAATAGTGCAAAGACTTTACAAATTGAGGATGCCTACGGAATTGAAGAAGGAAAACCAGCTAATTTTATTGTTTTATCTGCAGAAAATGAATATGAAGCCATTCGTAAACAGGCAACCGTCAGATATTCCTTTAGAAATGGCAAGATCATAGCTGAAACGAAGCCAAGTGAAACAACTGTATCCTTCGGAGAAAATATGGAAAAGGTTAATTTTAATAGATAA
- the guaC gene encoding GMP reductase produces MENVFDYEDIQLIPAKCIVNSRSECDTTIKLGEHTFKLPVVPANMQTIIDENIAIYLAENGYFYIMHRFQPEKRIDFIKDMKSRGLITSISVGVKEEEYLFIQQLADANLIPDYITIDIAHGHSNAVIAMIQHIKKHLPQSFVIAGNVGTPEAVRELENAGADATKVGIGPGKVCITKIKTGFGTGGWQLAALRWCAKAASKPIIADGGIRTHGDIAKSIRFGASMVMIGSLFAGHEESPGETINKDGKLYKEYFGSASEFQKGERKNVEGKKMLVEHKGSLIDTLIEMEQDLQSSISYAGGNKLDAIRNVDYVVVKNSIFNGDKVY; encoded by the coding sequence ATGGAAAATGTATTTGATTACGAAGATATTCAATTAATACCCGCAAAATGTATTGTAAATAGTCGATCTGAATGTGATACAACAATTAAATTAGGTGAACATACCTTTAAACTCCCTGTGGTGCCTGCAAATATGCAAACCATTATAGATGAGAACATCGCAATTTATTTAGCAGAAAACGGTTATTTTTATATCATGCACCGCTTTCAGCCCGAGAAAAGAATTGATTTTATTAAAGACATGAAATCACGTGGATTAATTACCTCCATAAGTGTAGGAGTAAAGGAAGAGGAATATCTTTTCATACAACAATTAGCTGATGCTAATCTTATACCTGATTATATTACGATTGATATTGCACACGGACATTCCAATGCTGTAATCGCTATGATTCAACATATTAAAAAGCATTTACCTCAAAGCTTTGTTATTGCTGGAAATGTAGGGACCCCTGAAGCAGTGAGAGAACTAGAAAATGCAGGAGCAGATGCAACAAAGGTTGGAATTGGTCCTGGGAAAGTTTGTATTACAAAAATAAAAACTGGATTTGGAACTGGCGGCTGGCAATTAGCTGCACTAAGATGGTGTGCAAAAGCTGCCAGCAAACCAATTATTGCTGATGGAGGAATTCGTACACATGGCGATATCGCCAAATCAATACGTTTTGGTGCCTCAATGGTCATGATTGGGTCATTGTTTGCCGGTCATGAAGAATCACCTGGAGAAACTATTAACAAAGATGGGAAACTTTATAAAGAATATTTTGGTTCAGCATCAGAGTTCCAAAAGGGTGAGAGAAAAAATGTAGAAGGCAAAAAAATGCTTGTGGAACACAAAGGATCTTTAATCGATACATTAATAGAAATGGAACAAGACCTGCAATCCTCTATTTCGTATGCCGGAGGAAATAAACTAGATGCTATTCGAAATGTAGATTATGTAGTCGTTAAGAATTCGATTTTCAATGGAGATAAAGTATATTAA